A region of Rhodopirellula islandica DNA encodes the following proteins:
- a CDS encoding sigma-70 family RNA polymerase sigma factor, translated as MTRSCKAFEDLLQQAQRPVLGHLIRLTGSIHAAQDVLQSANVTAMEKQYAFEEGTNFVAWLSQIACNHHRNQARKLATSSSVVLVDDQLHDVIERRHRERVEQNRQRNNWQRLSHCLDQLPDHQRELVQRFYLDGQTLNELAEMSGRKANAIGQALHRARQRLVRCVQQTGDSTDAEFLSDHPLSQPTAETP; from the coding sequence TTGACTCGTTCGTGCAAGGCATTTGAAGACCTGCTTCAGCAGGCCCAACGTCCTGTGCTTGGTCATTTGATCAGGCTGACCGGATCGATCCACGCTGCGCAGGACGTGCTGCAATCAGCGAATGTCACGGCAATGGAAAAACAATATGCGTTTGAAGAAGGAACGAACTTCGTCGCCTGGCTGAGTCAGATCGCCTGCAACCATCATCGCAATCAGGCCCGCAAACTTGCCACGTCCTCCTCCGTGGTACTCGTCGACGATCAATTGCACGACGTCATTGAACGACGTCATCGCGAACGGGTCGAACAGAATCGCCAACGCAACAATTGGCAACGGCTGAGCCACTGCTTGGATCAACTCCCAGATCACCAACGCGAATTGGTCCAGCGGTTTTACTTGGACGGCCAGACATTGAATGAATTAGCTGAAATGAGCGGTCGCAAAGCCAATGCGATCGGGCAAGCCCTTCATCGAGCTCGTCAACGCTTGGTTCGCTGCGTCCAACAAACAGGCGATTCCACAGACGCCGAGTTTCTCTCCGATCATCCCCTTTCTCAACCAACGGCGGAAACCCCATGA
- a CDS encoding circularly permuted type 2 ATP-grasp protein: MQNQPQQTQSQMAQAQAGQSQNGPVQSQSQSGQVPYLDGYQTESFFDEVVDENACARPDSVALVELINRLPPGELNRRQLAIERSLYQMGITFTVYSDSAGTEKIMPFDIVPRIIAPDVWRHIDSGLKQRIRALNRFLSDIYNERKIIDDGIIPASIVDSCPAYLPECKGLRPPHDVWCHITGTDLVRDDDGNVFVLEDNLRCPSGVSYVLQNRSVMKRNFPQAFAASMVRPVSDYPARLYQMLRRMAPSNVADPNVVVLTPGVYNSAYYEHSYLAHQMGVELVEGRDLLVEDDRVYMRTTDGLQAVDVIYRRVDDTFLDPEVFNPKSMLGVPGLMSAYRAGNVALANAPGTGVADDKVVYAYVPEMIRYYLGEEPILSNVPTYLCDRDEDRAYVLDHLDELVVKAAGESGGYGILIGPHATPEERQEFAAKILENPRNYIAQPTLSLSRVPTMVDDHLEGRHVDLRPYILCDGPDDVWVLPGGLTRVALKKGCLVVNSSQGGGSKDTWVVAQAGETVARP, translated from the coding sequence ATGCAAAATCAGCCGCAACAAACTCAGTCGCAGATGGCTCAGGCTCAGGCCGGTCAATCTCAAAACGGGCCAGTGCAGTCGCAATCGCAGTCGGGACAGGTGCCGTATCTAGACGGTTACCAGACCGAGTCGTTCTTCGACGAAGTCGTCGATGAAAACGCTTGTGCTCGGCCTGATTCGGTCGCATTGGTGGAATTGATCAACCGCTTGCCGCCAGGCGAACTGAACCGTCGTCAGTTGGCGATTGAGCGTTCGCTGTATCAGATGGGCATCACGTTCACGGTTTACAGCGATTCCGCTGGCACCGAAAAGATCATGCCGTTCGACATTGTTCCACGCATCATTGCACCGGATGTTTGGAGGCACATCGACAGCGGATTGAAACAGCGTATTCGCGCGTTGAATCGTTTCTTGTCGGACATCTACAACGAGCGGAAAATCATCGACGACGGGATCATTCCCGCATCGATCGTCGATTCCTGCCCGGCCTATTTGCCTGAGTGCAAGGGCTTGCGTCCGCCGCACGATGTTTGGTGCCATATCACCGGGACCGACTTGGTCCGTGACGACGACGGCAACGTGTTTGTCCTGGAAGACAACCTGCGGTGTCCTTCAGGCGTTTCGTACGTGTTGCAAAACCGTTCGGTGATGAAACGAAACTTCCCACAAGCTTTCGCGGCGTCGATGGTTCGGCCGGTCAGTGATTACCCGGCGCGGCTGTACCAGATGCTTCGCCGAATGGCGCCAAGCAATGTTGCCGATCCAAACGTCGTTGTGTTGACACCAGGCGTCTACAACAGCGCTTACTACGAGCATTCCTATCTGGCTCACCAAATGGGAGTCGAGTTGGTCGAAGGACGCGATTTGTTGGTCGAGGATGATCGCGTTTACATGCGAACGACCGATGGTCTGCAAGCCGTGGACGTGATCTATCGACGCGTCGACGACACTTTCTTGGACCCCGAAGTGTTCAATCCGAAGTCGATGCTGGGCGTCCCTGGGTTGATGTCGGCTTATCGGGCCGGCAATGTGGCTCTGGCCAACGCGCCTGGGACCGGCGTGGCCGATGACAAGGTCGTCTACGCTTATGTGCCGGAGATGATTCGGTATTACTTGGGCGAAGAACCGATCCTGTCGAACGTGCCGACCTATTTGTGTGACCGTGACGAGGATCGCGCGTACGTGCTGGATCACTTGGACGAGTTGGTGGTCAAAGCCGCTGGTGAATCGGGCGGCTACGGCATCTTGATTGGACCGCACGCCACGCCAGAAGAACGCCAAGAATTCGCTGCGAAAATCCTCGAGAATCCACGCAACTACATCGCTCAACCAACGCTGAGCCTGTCTCGGGTTCCGACCATGGTGGACGATCATTTGGAAGGACGCCACGTCGATTTGCGGCCTTACATTCTTTGTGATGGTCCCGATGACGTGTGGGTTCTGCCTGGCGGCTTGACACGTGTGGCGCTCAAGAAGGGCTGTCTCGTTGTGAACTCATCCCAAGGTGGCGGCAGCAAAGACACTTGGGTGGTGGCCCAAGCTGGTGAAACGGTCGCTCGGCCGTAA
- a CDS encoding metallophosphoesterase, whose protein sequence is MLKRRKKQLSEHGNTSPRLAELVPDPDLADPVQLAFISDLHLFSSRCHIERHEATIRRAIEASNVCVWGGDLFDFCWSRLGDGDVSRNAAIEWLEAWRAEFPDKVFIYLNGNHDAQASFRQSLREWALPYQQESDPPSVSDPGGLGSDSTEAAARVRLRLQPGAVHVDWDAVRLADLLMVHGDVIEGGGHAAGLAHYRNRWAHESDKSPANLKNGFYDAAVSARLHLAAAGVAHRRRSTCLRLLHWARQQPTWLHHDVQRVVFGHTHRCLRGVHVAGIDFYNGGAAVKHVKFEPVVLSVSGGV, encoded by the coding sequence ATGTTGAAACGTAGAAAAAAACAGTTGTCAGAGCACGGTAACACGTCGCCCAGGTTGGCGGAATTAGTTCCCGATCCCGATCTCGCGGATCCCGTTCAGCTGGCCTTCATCTCCGATTTACACCTGTTCAGCTCGCGTTGCCACATCGAACGCCACGAGGCCACGATTCGGCGGGCCATCGAGGCCTCCAACGTCTGTGTTTGGGGAGGCGACCTGTTCGACTTCTGCTGGAGTCGGCTCGGCGATGGGGATGTCTCGCGAAATGCTGCGATTGAATGGTTGGAAGCCTGGCGAGCCGAATTTCCGGACAAGGTTTTCATTTACCTCAATGGGAATCACGACGCGCAAGCCTCGTTTCGCCAATCACTTCGGGAATGGGCGCTGCCGTATCAGCAAGAGAGCGATCCCCCATCGGTCTCCGATCCCGGCGGTTTGGGATCGGATTCGACGGAGGCCGCGGCGCGTGTTCGATTGCGATTGCAGCCTGGTGCCGTCCATGTGGACTGGGACGCGGTTCGATTGGCGGATTTGTTGATGGTTCATGGGGACGTGATTGAGGGAGGCGGCCATGCCGCCGGCTTGGCCCATTATCGAAACCGTTGGGCACACGAATCGGACAAGTCACCTGCCAATTTAAAGAATGGTTTTTACGATGCGGCGGTGTCCGCGCGATTGCATTTGGCGGCCGCGGGCGTTGCTCATCGACGCCGCTCGACGTGCCTGCGTTTGCTGCATTGGGCGCGGCAGCAGCCGACTTGGTTGCACCATGACGTGCAACGAGTGGTCTTTGGACACACCCATCGATGTCTCCGCGGTGTCCATGTCGCTGGGATCGACTTCTACAACGGTGGCGCAGCGGTCAAACATGTGAAATTTGAGCCCGTGGTTTTGTCGGTTTCAGGCGGTGTTTGA
- a CDS encoding sialate O-acetylesterase, with translation MKTPLPNRFLLAGIAIASCLTSLMGSTAQAELMMPAIFGDSMVVQRNEPVHIWGWTKPGQEVSVQLGDRAAKGKANDEGRFDVSVPALPAGGPYDLTVKADETKTFTDVLVGEVWICSGQSNMAWAVQSANDGDLESLTANYPQIRLISVPTVGTQEPQRDFKGSWTAATPETVKGFSAVGYFFGRQLHETLDVPVGLIDNAWGGSAAEAWVPRDVLEAEDKYESLLAGWDKRMKNYDYDALLKSWKEKNDKWVADGRQGNAPRRPRDDSAGNQRPANIYNGVLLPTIGYTIRGAIWYQGESNAGRAYEYRDLFPLMIQTWRDKWGQGDFPFYWVQLADFRSEVEEPTDSSWAELREAQTMTMSRLPNTGEAVILNLGESADIHPKNKQDVAKRLARWALVKDYGYDIPYRSPTYREVKFDGNKAIVKFDHVGGGLDTFDVRELIGFTIAGEDQKFVHAQAKIVGKDTIEVSADSVETPVSVRYAWADNPVCNVQSLEGLPVTPFRTDDWPGITQPKK, from the coding sequence ATGAAAACACCCCTTCCCAACCGGTTTTTACTCGCCGGAATCGCGATCGCGAGTTGTCTGACGAGCCTGATGGGCTCGACCGCACAGGCGGAATTGATGATGCCAGCGATCTTTGGCGACTCGATGGTCGTGCAGCGAAACGAACCCGTTCATATCTGGGGCTGGACCAAACCCGGCCAAGAAGTCAGCGTTCAACTGGGCGATCGTGCCGCCAAAGGCAAAGCCAACGACGAAGGACGATTTGATGTCTCGGTCCCAGCCCTTCCTGCTGGTGGACCCTATGATTTGACTGTCAAAGCCGACGAGACCAAGACCTTCACCGATGTGCTGGTCGGCGAAGTCTGGATCTGCTCAGGGCAATCCAACATGGCTTGGGCCGTGCAAAGTGCCAACGATGGCGATCTGGAATCCCTGACGGCCAACTACCCGCAAATTCGTTTGATCTCCGTGCCAACCGTGGGCACGCAAGAACCTCAGCGAGATTTCAAAGGCAGCTGGACCGCTGCGACACCGGAAACCGTCAAAGGCTTTTCCGCGGTCGGTTACTTCTTTGGCCGCCAACTGCACGAAACCTTGGACGTGCCAGTCGGATTGATCGACAACGCTTGGGGTGGTTCCGCGGCTGAGGCTTGGGTTCCTCGCGATGTGCTGGAAGCCGAAGACAAGTACGAGTCCTTGCTCGCAGGCTGGGACAAGCGAATGAAAAACTACGACTACGACGCGCTGTTGAAATCGTGGAAAGAGAAAAATGACAAGTGGGTTGCAGACGGCCGCCAAGGCAACGCACCTCGACGACCACGCGATGACTCTGCCGGCAATCAACGTCCTGCCAACATCTACAACGGCGTCTTGTTGCCAACGATCGGCTACACGATTCGAGGTGCCATCTGGTACCAAGGCGAATCAAATGCCGGACGAGCCTACGAGTACCGGGACCTCTTCCCGTTGATGATTCAAACCTGGCGTGACAAATGGGGCCAAGGCGACTTCCCGTTCTACTGGGTGCAATTGGCTGACTTCCGCTCGGAAGTCGAAGAGCCGACCGACAGCAGTTGGGCCGAACTTCGCGAAGCACAAACGATGACGATGTCGCGATTGCCAAACACGGGCGAAGCGGTGATTTTGAACTTGGGCGAATCGGCTGACATTCACCCCAAGAACAAACAAGACGTGGCCAAGCGATTGGCTCGATGGGCACTGGTCAAAGACTACGGCTATGACATTCCTTACCGCAGCCCAACCTATCGTGAAGTGAAGTTTGACGGCAACAAAGCGATCGTCAAGTTTGATCACGTCGGCGGTGGATTGGACACATTCGATGTTCGCGAATTGATCGGTTTCACCATCGCGGGTGAAGATCAAAAGTTTGTTCACGCCCAGGCCAAGATCGTTGGCAAAGACACGATCGAAGTGTCAGCCGACTCGGTCGAAACCCCGGTTTCTGTTCGCTACGCGTGGGCCGACAACCCAGTCTGCAACGTGCAAAGTCTGGAAGGTCTGCCAGTGACGCCGTTCCGAACCGATGATTGGCCAGGCATCACGCAGCCGAAGAAGTGA
- the bshB1 gene encoding bacillithiol biosynthesis deacetylase BshB1, producing the protein MTSLSSSVFPNSDPYPDFEKIEPLDFLVVAPHPDDAELGMGGTIMRMIDEGMRVGVLDLTSGEPTPHGSLEIRSRETARASEIMKLTWRGNAGLTNRAVEATLPAREHIASFIRCLRPRWLFAPYFHDAHPDHVAATQLVEAARFHAKLSKTPMPGPRHHPERLYYYFCIHLRLAVQPSWIVDISEQWDRKLESIRAYESQFIIGRDPGPPSLTDRFRDDAAHWGRLIDRQYGEPFATKEPLAMASLRDLL; encoded by the coding sequence ATGACATCCCTTTCTTCCTCCGTGTTCCCAAATTCAGACCCCTACCCCGATTTCGAGAAAATCGAACCACTCGATTTTCTCGTGGTTGCTCCTCACCCCGATGATGCGGAACTGGGCATGGGCGGGACGATCATGCGAATGATCGATGAAGGCATGCGTGTCGGCGTGTTGGACCTGACCAGCGGCGAACCCACCCCGCACGGCAGCCTCGAAATTCGCAGCCGCGAAACCGCTCGAGCGTCGGAAATCATGAAGCTGACTTGGCGGGGCAACGCTGGGTTAACCAACCGCGCGGTCGAAGCCACCCTGCCCGCTCGCGAACACATCGCCTCCTTCATTCGATGTTTGCGACCACGATGGTTGTTCGCACCCTACTTCCATGACGCACACCCCGACCACGTTGCCGCGACTCAGTTGGTTGAAGCCGCTCGCTTTCATGCGAAGCTGAGCAAAACGCCGATGCCCGGTCCGCGACACCATCCTGAACGCCTCTACTACTACTTCTGCATTCATCTTCGTTTGGCGGTGCAACCCAGCTGGATCGTGGACATTTCCGAACAATGGGACCGCAAACTGGAATCCATTCGCGCCTACGAGAGCCAATTCATCATCGGTCGAGACCCGGGACCGCCCAGCCTGACCGATCGCTTCCGGGACGATGCCGCTCACTGGGGCCGCCTGATCGATCGGCAATATGGAGAACCGTTTGCAACAAAAGAACCGCTTGCAATGGCCAGTTTGCGAGATTTGCTCTGA
- a CDS encoding alpha-E domain-containing protein has protein sequence MLSRVAESVYWMSRQVERAENIARFLEVTLNLILDQPENLVDPWSPLVQVTGDEEWFEAKYGKPDSRNVVQFLAFDDEYPNSMVSCLGAARENARGVRETLSSEAFEQLNQFYLFVGEASPAAATDPTSQFFDAVRKQTLLWSGVFASTMDQDIGWHFANLGRMLERADKTSRILDVKYFNLLPNLADVGTAVDDLQWSALLQAISGIEAYRRDHHQIEIEKVVDFFLFNRSFPRSIHHCIASANWSLGEIEEESSSNIPRTAGPILDALQHRLAHTQVEEALAGGMHQFIDSVQTEVNRIGEALGQDYFQISVNS, from the coding sequence ATGCTTTCACGCGTTGCTGAATCCGTCTACTGGATGAGTCGCCAAGTCGAACGTGCAGAAAACATCGCACGTTTCTTGGAGGTCACTCTGAACTTGATTTTGGATCAACCCGAGAACTTGGTTGATCCTTGGAGCCCGTTGGTGCAAGTCACGGGGGACGAAGAGTGGTTCGAGGCGAAGTACGGCAAACCAGACAGTCGCAATGTGGTTCAGTTCCTCGCCTTTGACGACGAGTATCCGAACAGCATGGTTTCTTGCCTGGGTGCCGCGCGAGAAAATGCGAGGGGCGTTCGCGAAACGTTGTCGTCCGAGGCATTTGAACAGCTCAATCAGTTTTATCTTTTCGTCGGCGAAGCCTCGCCCGCCGCGGCGACCGACCCGACCAGTCAGTTCTTTGATGCGGTTCGGAAGCAGACACTGCTGTGGAGTGGCGTGTTTGCCAGCACCATGGACCAGGACATTGGTTGGCACTTTGCAAACTTAGGACGAATGCTCGAACGCGCCGACAAGACTTCTCGCATCTTGGACGTGAAGTACTTCAACCTGCTACCCAACCTGGCGGACGTCGGCACCGCCGTGGACGATTTGCAGTGGTCAGCGTTGTTGCAGGCGATCAGCGGAATCGAAGCGTACCGTCGCGATCATCATCAGATTGAGATTGAGAAGGTGGTTGATTTTTTCCTGTTCAATCGCAGTTTTCCAAGATCGATCCACCACTGCATCGCCTCCGCGAACTGGTCCCTCGGGGAAATTGAAGAAGAGTCCTCCAGCAACATCCCCCGAACAGCCGGCCCCATCCTCGACGCTCTGCAACACCGCTTGGCTCACACTCAGGTCGAAGAGGCTCTGGCGGGCGGCATGCATCAATTCATTGATTCCGTGCAAACCGAGGTGAATCGCATCGGTGAGGCTCTTGGTCAAGACTATTTTCAAATCTCGGTAAATTCATGA
- a CDS encoding outer membrane protein assembly factor BamB family protein yields MTVPPPDPTTDESASPGYETANAVPTDAGRVIRHSSKALVALIAGAIVIGLIQSRAPETDYQKALLQSLAAGGITLLVVFYQLQRASLAAGKAWWVPAGCLALILSAVTLLRFESFSGEMVPRFSWRFKNSDTPALKTTPLADANPTDALVASVPSESQGSWREFLGNNRTGVLEERAFAISTSADQVTRRWDIGIGEGWSSFAVADGIAVTLEQRGEMECVTAYRLSDGQLLWLVEHEANHFQALGGGGPRSTPTITPATEFSPGKVYAQGATGTVWCLNLSDGKILWQRDLLEITSWNQEDSEAAISWGRSGSPLMVDNLCVLPLGGPDSESDAGRSLIALDAATGETRWRAGEQQISYASPMVMTLGGQRQIVAVNEADITGHDIASGEVLWSFPWEGKSNSGANCAAAIPAGEDQFLIGKGYGGGSSLIEVTRTDTPSASDTASSETSDFVVNEIWHSSRILKTKFNHALVQDGIAYALSNGALQAVEIESGKRLWEQSRRDRFGQGQAILVEDVLVVQAEEGEVVLVAAEPDDYRELLRIPALQHKTWNIPTVVGNLILVRNAHQAIALELPQ; encoded by the coding sequence ATGACCGTTCCTCCCCCCGATCCAACGACTGACGAATCGGCCTCTCCAGGGTACGAGACCGCGAATGCCGTGCCCACCGACGCGGGCAGGGTGATCCGCCACAGTTCGAAAGCCTTGGTGGCTCTGATCGCGGGGGCGATTGTGATTGGACTGATTCAATCGCGAGCCCCCGAAACCGATTATCAAAAAGCGTTGCTGCAAAGTTTGGCAGCCGGTGGGATCACTTTGTTGGTCGTTTTTTACCAGTTGCAACGTGCCAGTTTGGCGGCGGGGAAAGCATGGTGGGTGCCGGCCGGTTGCCTAGCCCTGATCCTCTCGGCGGTCACTCTCCTTCGATTCGAAAGCTTTTCGGGCGAAATGGTCCCCCGCTTCTCTTGGCGATTCAAAAACTCGGACACTCCCGCCCTCAAAACGACACCCTTGGCCGATGCCAATCCCACTGACGCGTTGGTGGCATCCGTTCCGTCTGAATCGCAAGGATCGTGGCGAGAGTTTTTGGGCAACAACCGAACGGGTGTTCTGGAGGAGCGTGCCTTCGCCATTTCCACTTCCGCCGATCAAGTGACCCGCCGATGGGACATTGGTATCGGCGAAGGCTGGTCCTCGTTTGCGGTCGCTGATGGCATCGCGGTGACACTCGAACAACGCGGTGAGATGGAATGTGTCACGGCCTATCGTCTTTCGGATGGCCAATTGCTGTGGTTGGTTGAACACGAAGCGAATCACTTTCAAGCGCTCGGTGGAGGCGGCCCGCGATCCACCCCCACCATCACCCCTGCCACCGAATTTTCTCCGGGAAAAGTCTACGCCCAAGGTGCCACAGGAACCGTTTGGTGCTTGAACCTCTCCGACGGCAAAATCCTCTGGCAACGTGACTTGTTGGAAATCACGAGTTGGAACCAAGAGGATTCGGAAGCAGCCATCTCTTGGGGCCGGTCAGGATCGCCACTGATGGTCGACAATCTCTGCGTGCTTCCACTTGGCGGCCCCGATTCAGAATCAGATGCCGGACGGTCGCTGATTGCCCTGGATGCTGCCACGGGGGAAACACGCTGGCGAGCCGGCGAACAACAAATCAGCTACGCATCTCCGATGGTCATGACCCTTGGCGGCCAACGTCAGATCGTCGCGGTCAACGAAGCGGACATCACGGGGCACGATATTGCCTCAGGCGAAGTGCTTTGGTCGTTCCCCTGGGAAGGCAAATCGAACTCCGGTGCGAACTGTGCCGCCGCGATTCCTGCAGGCGAGGATCAGTTCCTGATCGGCAAAGGCTACGGCGGTGGCAGTTCGCTGATCGAAGTCACGCGAACCGATACCCCATCCGCATCGGACACAGCCTCTTCCGAAACGTCCGATTTCGTGGTGAATGAAATCTGGCATTCATCGCGTATCCTAAAAACCAAATTCAACCATGCGTTGGTCCAAGACGGCATCGCCTATGCCTTGAGCAACGGTGCCTTGCAAGCGGTTGAAATCGAATCCGGCAAACGACTGTGGGAACAATCCCGTCGCGATCGCTTTGGACAAGGACAAGCGATCTTGGTCGAGGACGTTCTGGTTGTGCAAGCTGAAGAGGGCGAAGTCGTGTTGGTCGCCGCTGAGCCTGATGATTATCGCGAGTTGCTTCGCATCCCCGCCCTGCAACACAAGACCTGGAACATTCCCACCGTGGTCGGCAACCTGATCCTGGTTCGAAACGCACACCAAGCCATCGCACTGGAGCTGCCTCAATGA